In Archangium violaceum, the following are encoded in one genomic region:
- a CDS encoding amidohydrolase family protein yields MKIDIHTHLLPPELPRFAERYGYGGFMTLDHHVPCRARMVRDDGKFFREVESNCWDPVKRIEECDACGVTVQVLSTVPVMFSYWAKPEHGLDVSRFLNDQLASVVKAHPKRFVGLGTVPLQSPALAVRELERCMRELGMAGVQVGSHVNGLNLGEPELFPFFEAAAELGAAIFVHPWDMLGEARMKKYWMPWLVGMPAEVALALCSLLFSGTLEKLPKLRLAFAHGGGAFPGTFGRIEHGFQVRPDLVAVDNPVSPREYLGRFWVDSLVHDPDMLRFIVRLFGPEKVALGSDYPFPLGEDRPGELVESLVDFDAPTRERLLWRNALEWLGRSAEEFK; encoded by the coding sequence GTGAAGATCGACATCCACACCCACCTGCTGCCGCCCGAGCTGCCACGCTTCGCCGAGCGCTACGGGTACGGCGGCTTCATGACGCTGGACCACCACGTGCCGTGCCGGGCGCGCATGGTGCGCGATGACGGGAAGTTCTTCCGCGAAGTCGAGAGCAACTGTTGGGATCCGGTGAAGCGCATCGAGGAGTGCGATGCGTGCGGAGTCACCGTGCAGGTGCTGTCCACCGTGCCGGTGATGTTCAGCTACTGGGCGAAGCCGGAGCACGGGCTGGACGTGTCGCGCTTCCTCAACGACCAGCTGGCCTCGGTGGTGAAGGCGCACCCGAAGCGCTTCGTGGGGCTGGGCACGGTGCCCCTGCAGTCCCCGGCGCTCGCCGTGCGCGAGCTGGAGCGCTGCATGCGCGAGCTGGGGATGGCGGGTGTGCAGGTGGGCTCGCACGTCAACGGCCTCAACCTGGGGGAGCCGGAGCTGTTCCCCTTCTTCGAGGCCGCGGCCGAGCTGGGCGCCGCCATCTTCGTCCACCCCTGGGACATGCTGGGCGAGGCGCGGATGAAGAAGTACTGGATGCCCTGGCTCGTGGGCATGCCCGCGGAGGTGGCCCTGGCCCTCTGCTCGCTCCTCTTCTCCGGCACGCTGGAGAAGCTGCCGAAGCTGCGGCTGGCCTTCGCGCACGGCGGCGGCGCCTTCCCGGGTACCTTCGGCCGCATCGAGCACGGCTTCCAGGTACGACCGGACCTGGTGGCCGTGGACAACCCGGTTTCACCGCGCGAGTACCTGGGCCGCTTCTGGGTGGACTCGCTGGTGCACGACCCGGACATGCTGCGCTTCATCGTCCGGCTGTTCGGCCCGGAGAAGGTGGCCCTGGGCAGTGACTATCCCTTCCCCCTGGGAGAGGATCGGCCGGGGGAGCTGGTGGAGTCTCTCGTGGACTTCGATGCCCCCACGCGCGAACGTTTGTTGTGGCGTAACGCGCTCGAGTGGCTCGGGCGCTCGGCCGAGGAGTTCAAGTAG
- a CDS encoding aldehyde dehydrogenase yields MEKVLNYIGGELVSPSSQVWFDKPDPATGEPSTRVPDSDGTDIQRAVEAARSAFPAWAATPAVERARMLRRIAETIRARTEAFARAEAIDTGKPLKLASTVDIPRSVLNFEFFADAVTQFSTEAHTTDGLALNYTLRTPLGVVGCISPWNLPLYLLTWKIAPALAMGNCVVAKPSEVTPMTAYLLAQVCREVGLPPGVLNIVHGYGAKVGAAMSSHPEISAISFTGSTRTGAEIARTAAPLFKKLSLEMGGKNPNVIFADCDFDEALATTVRSSFSNQGQICLCGSRIFVQAPLYERFKEALVARTRALKVGDPLEPSTDQGALVSSQHFEKVMGCIDVARQEGGRVLTGGKRVEVPGRCRNGWFVEPTLIEGLGHACRTNQEEIFGPVATLTPFEKEEEVLAWANSTRYGLAATVWTRDLSRAHRFAAKLESGIVWVNCWMLRDLRTPFGGVKDSGVGREGGWDALRFFTEPKNVCVKL; encoded by the coding sequence GTGGAGAAGGTCCTCAATTACATCGGCGGAGAGCTGGTGTCCCCGAGCTCCCAGGTCTGGTTCGACAAGCCCGACCCCGCGACCGGGGAACCTTCCACCCGGGTGCCGGACTCGGACGGGACGGACATCCAACGTGCGGTGGAGGCGGCCCGGAGCGCCTTCCCGGCCTGGGCCGCGACTCCGGCGGTGGAGCGGGCTCGCATGCTGCGCCGCATCGCGGAGACGATTCGCGCCCGCACCGAGGCCTTCGCCCGCGCCGAGGCCATCGACACCGGCAAGCCGCTGAAGCTGGCCTCCACGGTGGACATCCCTCGCAGCGTCCTCAACTTCGAGTTCTTCGCGGACGCGGTGACGCAGTTCTCCACCGAGGCCCACACCACGGACGGCCTGGCGCTCAACTACACGCTGCGCACGCCGCTGGGCGTCGTGGGGTGCATCTCGCCGTGGAACCTGCCGCTCTATCTGCTCACCTGGAAGATCGCTCCCGCGCTGGCCATGGGCAACTGCGTGGTGGCCAAGCCCTCCGAGGTGACGCCGATGACCGCGTACCTGCTCGCGCAGGTGTGCCGCGAGGTGGGGCTGCCGCCGGGCGTGCTCAACATCGTCCACGGCTACGGCGCCAAGGTGGGCGCCGCGATGAGCAGTCATCCGGAGATCAGCGCCATCTCCTTTACCGGCAGCACGCGTACGGGCGCCGAGATTGCCCGCACCGCCGCGCCGCTCTTCAAGAAGCTCTCGCTGGAGATGGGGGGCAAGAACCCCAACGTCATCTTCGCCGACTGTGACTTCGACGAGGCGCTGGCCACCACGGTGCGCTCGTCCTTCTCCAATCAGGGGCAGATCTGTCTCTGCGGCTCGCGCATCTTCGTGCAGGCCCCTCTCTATGAGCGCTTCAAGGAGGCGCTGGTGGCGCGCACGCGGGCGTTGAAGGTGGGCGATCCGCTGGAGCCGTCGACGGACCAGGGCGCGCTGGTGTCCTCGCAGCACTTCGAGAAGGTGATGGGCTGCATCGACGTGGCCCGTCAGGAGGGGGGCCGCGTCCTCACCGGAGGCAAGCGTGTGGAGGTGCCGGGGCGCTGCCGCAACGGCTGGTTCGTGGAGCCCACGCTCATCGAAGGCCTGGGCCACGCCTGCCGTACCAACCAGGAGGAGATCTTCGGCCCGGTGGCCACGCTCACCCCCTTCGAGAAGGAAGAGGAGGTGCTGGCCTGGGCGAACAGCACGCGCTACGGGCTGGCGGCGACCGTGTGGACGCGGGACCTGAGCCGGGCGCACCGCTTCGCCGCGAAGCTGGAGAGCGGCATCGTCTGGGTGAACTGCTGGATGCTGCGCGACCTGCGCACGCCGTTCGGCGGGGTGAAGGACTCGGGCGTGGGGCGCGAGGGCGGTTGGGACGCGCTGCGCTTCTTCACCGAGCCCAAGAACGTGTGCGTGAAGCTATGA
- the kynU gene encoding kynureninase: MGSQAVRFEASEEFARRMDSEDPLRHLREEFIFPDHKSGEPAMYLVGNSLGLQPRKAKTYVLEALEDWAKLGVEGHFTGTRPWMPYHETLTEQTARLVGAHPIEVVVMNTLTVNLHLMMVSFYRPTRERSKILMEAGAFPSDQYAVASQVRFHGYDPERDILRLSPRPGEETLRLEDILETIERHGKEIALVLLGNVNYLTGQAFDMAAITRAAHKQGCQVGFDLAHGAGNLRLSLHDDGPDFAVWCSYKYLNGGPGTLGGVFVHERHARDKGLPRFEGWWGHNKQTRFQMGPDFDPSPGAEGWLLSNSPILQLSALRASMELFDRATMPALRHKSELLTGYLEFLLERLPPGFVTVLTPRDPKQRGVQLSLRFSKEPRRMLEKLNSAGVFCDFRSPDIIRAAPAPFYVSFHDVYRFVGVLERHARDSAD; this comes from the coding sequence ATGGGCAGTCAGGCGGTGCGTTTCGAGGCCAGTGAGGAGTTCGCCCGGCGGATGGATTCGGAGGATCCGCTGCGCCACTTGCGAGAGGAGTTCATCTTCCCCGACCACAAGAGTGGTGAGCCCGCCATGTACCTGGTGGGCAACTCGCTCGGGCTCCAGCCGCGCAAGGCGAAGACCTATGTGCTGGAGGCGCTGGAGGACTGGGCGAAGCTGGGCGTGGAGGGCCACTTCACCGGTACTCGCCCGTGGATGCCCTACCACGAGACGCTCACCGAGCAGACGGCTCGGCTGGTGGGCGCCCACCCCATCGAAGTGGTGGTGATGAACACCCTCACGGTGAACCTGCACCTGATGATGGTGTCCTTCTACCGGCCCACGCGCGAGCGCTCGAAGATCCTCATGGAGGCGGGTGCGTTCCCGTCGGACCAGTACGCGGTGGCCTCGCAGGTGCGCTTCCATGGATACGACCCGGAGCGCGACATCCTCCGCCTCTCGCCGCGCCCGGGCGAAGAGACGCTGCGCCTCGAGGACATCCTGGAGACGATCGAGCGGCACGGGAAGGAGATCGCCCTGGTGCTGCTGGGCAACGTGAACTACCTCACCGGCCAGGCGTTCGACATGGCGGCCATCACCCGGGCCGCGCACAAGCAGGGCTGCCAGGTGGGCTTCGACCTGGCGCACGGGGCCGGCAACCTGCGGCTCTCGCTGCACGACGACGGGCCGGACTTCGCCGTGTGGTGCTCGTACAAGTACCTCAACGGAGGTCCGGGCACGCTCGGTGGTGTCTTCGTCCACGAGCGCCACGCCCGTGACAAGGGCCTTCCCCGTTTCGAGGGCTGGTGGGGCCACAACAAGCAGACGCGCTTCCAGATGGGCCCGGACTTCGACCCGTCTCCGGGTGCCGAGGGCTGGCTGCTGTCCAACTCGCCCATCCTCCAGCTCTCCGCGCTGCGTGCGTCCATGGAGCTCTTCGACCGCGCGACGATGCCGGCCCTGCGCCACAAGAGCGAGCTGCTCACCGGCTACCTGGAGTTCCTGCTGGAACGGCTCCCGCCCGGCTTCGTGACCGTCCTCACCCCGAGAGACCCCAAGCAGCGCGGGGTGCAGCTCTCCCTGCGCTTCAGCAAGGAGCCGCGGAGAATGTTGGAGAAACTGAACAGCGCGGGCGTTTTCTGCGACTTCCGTTCACCGGACATCATCCGTGCCGCACCGGCTCCCTTCTATGTCAGCTTCCATGACGTATACAGGTTCGTGGGGGTACTCGAACGGCATGCAAGAGATTCAGCGGACTGA
- a CDS encoding RidA family protein, with product MSHSERVDSNRAPEPVGLYPHARRVGNLLFLSGVGPRERGSKKIPGVELDAAGNIVSYDIETQCHSVFRNVRYILEEAGSSWDRLVDVTVYLTDMKKDFPTYNRLWAEYFKDVPTPPCRTTLGITALPTPIAIELKCVATIGD from the coding sequence ATGAGCCATTCCGAGCGAGTCGATTCCAATCGGGCCCCCGAGCCGGTGGGCCTCTATCCCCATGCCCGGCGCGTGGGCAACCTGCTCTTCCTCTCCGGCGTGGGGCCGCGCGAGCGCGGGAGCAAGAAGATCCCCGGCGTCGAGCTGGACGCGGCGGGCAACATCGTCTCGTACGACATCGAGACGCAGTGCCACTCGGTGTTCCGCAACGTGCGCTACATCCTGGAGGAGGCAGGCTCCTCCTGGGACAGGCTGGTGGACGTGACGGTGTACCTCACGGACATGAAGAAGGATTTCCCCACCTACAACCGGCTGTGGGCCGAGTACTTCAAGGACGTGCCCACGCCGCCGTGCCGGACGACACTCGGAATCACCGCGCTGCCCACCCCCATCGCCATCGAGCTGAAGTGCGTGGCCACGATTGGAGACTGA
- the nbaC gene encoding 3-hydroxyanthranilate 3,4-dioxygenase encodes MLRPLDFKKWIDEHRHLLKPPVGNQLVWEDREFIVMVVGGPNSRTDFHIDESEEFFYQVEGDINLRVIEDGKPQDIPIRQGEIFLLPSKVPHSPQRPAGTVGLVIERKRKPGELDGFAWFCPRCDTKLYDEYLQVTNIVTQLPPVFERFYGNPEHCTCKKCGFQMTREKRAS; translated from the coding sequence ATGTTGCGACCCCTCGACTTCAAGAAGTGGATCGACGAGCACCGCCACCTGCTGAAGCCGCCCGTGGGCAACCAGCTGGTGTGGGAGGACCGGGAGTTCATCGTCATGGTGGTGGGCGGGCCCAACTCGCGCACGGACTTCCACATCGACGAGAGCGAGGAGTTCTTCTACCAGGTGGAGGGAGACATCAACCTGCGCGTCATCGAGGACGGCAAGCCCCAGGACATCCCCATCCGACAGGGGGAGATCTTCCTGCTGCCCTCCAAGGTGCCGCACTCGCCGCAGCGGCCGGCGGGGACGGTGGGCCTGGTCATCGAGCGCAAGCGGAAGCCGGGAGAGCTGGACGGGTTCGCGTGGTTCTGCCCCCGGTGCGACACGAAGCTGTATGACGAGTACCTGCAGGTCACCAACATCGTCACGCAACTGCCACCCGTGTTCGAGCGCTTCTATGGCAATCCCGAGCACTGCACCTGCAAGAAGTGCGGCTTCCAGATGACGCGGGAGAAGCGCGCGTCGTGA